A window of the Thermus thermophilus HB8 genome harbors these coding sequences:
- a CDS encoding acyl-CoA dehydrogenase family protein produces the protein MEVPEHKEIRELARRFLSERGGALRAYEEEEAFPWPLVEEMAELGFLGVFVPEALGGAGLDFFAYLALLEEMGGWASLRSVLSVQQSLVLTPLLAYGTEAQKARYVPRLARREILGAFALTEPEAGSDAASLKTRAHREGDFYVLEGQKTFISHANVAEVFLVFAKTDPEKGAKGITCFLVERGDGVKTSPLKGKLGLRAADTGMVFLDGVRVPKDRVLGKEGEGFRIALSTLDTGRISLAAGAVGLMQRALDLSLAYTRERKQFGKPIAQFQLVQEHLAAMKLDLEAARLLTYRAAWKKVKGEPYTLEASLAKLFASEAANRVAYRAIQVHGGYGFFEEYEVARLYRDARILTLYEGTSEVQKLIIGAHLTGVRAFA, from the coding sequence GTGGAAGTGCCTGAGCACAAGGAGATCCGGGAGCTCGCCCGGAGGTTTCTCTCCGAGCGGGGCGGGGCGCTTAGGGCCTACGAGGAGGAGGAGGCCTTCCCCTGGCCTTTGGTGGAGGAGATGGCGGAGCTCGGCTTCCTCGGGGTCTTCGTCCCCGAGGCGCTGGGGGGAGCGGGGCTGGACTTCTTCGCCTACCTCGCCCTCCTGGAGGAGATGGGGGGGTGGGCCTCCTTGCGCTCCGTCCTCTCGGTGCAGCAGAGCCTGGTCCTCACCCCCCTCCTCGCCTACGGCACGGAGGCGCAAAAGGCCCGCTACGTGCCCCGCCTCGCCCGGCGGGAGATCCTCGGGGCCTTCGCCCTCACCGAGCCCGAGGCCGGCTCGGACGCGGCAAGCCTCAAGACCCGCGCCCACCGGGAGGGGGACTTCTACGTCCTGGAGGGGCAGAAGACCTTCATCTCCCACGCCAACGTGGCCGAGGTCTTCCTCGTCTTCGCCAAGACCGACCCGGAGAAAGGGGCCAAGGGGATCACCTGCTTCCTCGTGGAGCGGGGAGACGGGGTGAAGACGAGCCCTCTGAAGGGGAAGCTCGGCCTAAGGGCGGCGGACACGGGAATGGTCTTTCTGGACGGGGTGCGGGTGCCCAAGGACCGGGTCCTGGGGAAGGAGGGGGAGGGGTTTAGGATCGCCCTCTCCACCCTGGACACGGGGCGCATCTCCCTGGCGGCGGGGGCGGTGGGGCTCATGCAGCGCGCTTTGGACCTCTCCCTGGCCTACACCAGGGAGAGGAAGCAGTTTGGCAAGCCCATCGCCCAGTTCCAGCTCGTGCAGGAGCACCTGGCCGCCATGAAGCTGGACCTCGAGGCCGCCCGCCTCCTCACCTACCGGGCGGCCTGGAAGAAGGTCAAGGGGGAGCCCTACACCCTCGAGGCCAGCCTGGCCAAGCTCTTCGCCTCGGAGGCGGCCAACCGGGTGGCCTACCGGGCCATCCAGGTCCACGGGGGGTACGGCTTCTTTGAGGAGTACGAGGTGGCGAGGCTCTACCGGGACGCCCGCATCCTCACCCTCTACGAGGGGACGAGCGAGGTGCAGAAGCTCATCATCGGGGCCCACCTCACGGGGGTTCGGGCCTTCGCCTAA
- a CDS encoding carbohydrate deacetylase — protein MDLLERLGLGGRRVLILHHDDLGLTHAQNGAYQALGLPTGSVMVPGAWASGVKGEDLGVHLVLTSEWPAPRMRPLTEGESLRDEAGYFPESLEALWRKARAEEVERELKAQIQAAAKLFSPTHLDAHQGAVLRPDLAEVYLRLAEAYRLVPLVPESLEGLGVPPPFLPELERLLYETPFPQVRFLDPYGLPPEERLGFYLDLAHLPPGLYYLVHHSALPTPEGRALPDWPTREADYFALSHPEVRRVLAEFHPLTWRAVREALF, from the coding sequence GTGGACCTTTTGGAGCGGCTCGGACTTGGAGGGCGGCGGGTCCTCATCCTCCACCACGACGACCTGGGCCTGACCCACGCCCAGAACGGGGCCTACCAGGCCCTGGGCCTCCCCACGGGGAGCGTGATGGTCCCAGGGGCCTGGGCGAGCGGGGTCAAGGGGGAGGACTTGGGGGTGCACCTGGTGCTCACCAGCGAGTGGCCCGCCCCCAGGATGCGCCCCCTCACCGAGGGGGAAAGCCTCAGGGACGAGGCGGGCTACTTCCCGGAAAGCCTCGAGGCCCTCTGGCGCAAGGCCCGCGCCGAGGAGGTGGAGCGGGAGCTAAAGGCCCAGATCCAAGCGGCGGCGAAGCTCTTCTCCCCCACCCACCTGGACGCCCACCAGGGAGCGGTCCTGAGGCCCGACCTCGCCGAGGTCTACCTGCGCCTGGCCGAGGCCTACCGGCTCGTGCCCCTCGTCCCCGAAAGCCTCGAGGGCCTCGGCGTCCCCCCTCCCTTCCTCCCCGAGCTGGAGCGCCTCCTCTACGAGACCCCTTTCCCCCAGGTGCGCTTCCTTGACCCCTACGGCCTCCCCCCGGAGGAGCGGCTCGGCTTCTACCTGGACCTCGCCCACCTCCCCCCGGGCCTCTACTACCTGGTCCACCACAGCGCCCTGCCCACCCCCGAGGGCCGGGCCCTCCCCGACTGGCCGACGCGGGAAGCGGACTACTTCGCCCTCTCCCACCCCGAGGTGCGCCGGGTCCTCGCCGAGTTCCACCCCCTCACCTGGCGCGCGGTGAGGGAGGCCCTTTTTTAA
- a CDS encoding aldehyde ferredoxin oxidoreductase N-terminal domain-containing protein: MWRSLRVDLKARKASWQEVPPEEVAFGGRYRTGQALWEREAYRVDPLSPENPLVFVVGALPPLPSP, encoded by the coding sequence GTGTGGCGGTCTTTGCGGGTTGACCTGAAGGCGAGGAAGGCCTCCTGGCAAGAGGTTCCGCCCGAGGAGGTGGCCTTCGGCGGGCGCTACCGTACGGGGCAGGCGCTTTGGGAGCGGGAAGCCTACCGCGTTGACCCCCTCTCCCCGGAAAACCCCCTGGTCTTCGTCGTGGGGGCTCTTCCCCCTCTGCCATCTCCCTGA
- a CDS encoding glycoside hydrolase family 31 protein, translating into MAVPGKGLGKKLWSAAEMAALLGPGILLLAVRYARERDRWTPRDPLPPWQGVGRVQGLEAIPGGVRVRFAEAELEAVFLGEDLLRLTWSPGEALPPYALAEEASPLEPERLQGPDGVLLLRTRRLALALGEEGLEVRDREGRLLRQEAYPERAGRAWRHRVRLAPGERVLGLGERAHPLDRRGGAFRLWNRDPGGSYGPGEDPLYLSVPVWLSLLPQGGYLAFYENPAEGFADLRGEEAWVGFLGGAFRYYLIPGPLEAALSRYVRLTGLPPMPPRWALGFHYARWGLRTREEVEERVAGFLERGLPLRAVHLDIDYMRGYRVFTVDEGRYPDLQGLVRGFQEKGVRTVLILDPGVKAEKGFPPYEEGLREGLFCRLPSGEVVRGPVWPGLAAFPDFTDPKARAWWGEKLKGFLEMGVAGFWLDMNEPALFAAWGEPTLPASARHALEGQGGDHRLAHNLYGLLMARASWEGFRKHAPERRPFLLTRSGHAGVQRYAWTWTGDVESTWEGLRTTLRALLGLSLSGVYFVGSDIGGFSGNPSPELYLRWFQMAALTPFFRLHAARWTKRREPWRFGEEVLEGVRRAMALRESLLPYLYTLAHRASREGKPLLRPLFLEGGPYTEEAFLLGEALLVAPVLEEGARAKEVPLPKGGWYPWGEDRALQGPTWARLPAPLDRIPLLVRAGTVLPLLEEGGLALHLYPGAEGAEGRLYWDEGEGEGPYRLDRFRLLPAEGGFRLLWQGKGELPWPWARVRLRLFGKRLLRAHVEGEAHAAEEGGVLLPPFREALLEVEG; encoded by the coding sequence GTGGCTGTTCCCGGAAAAGGCCTTGGGAAGAAGCTCTGGAGCGCGGCGGAGATGGCGGCCCTCCTGGGCCCCGGCATCCTCCTCCTCGCCGTCCGCTACGCCCGGGAGCGGGACCGCTGGACGCCCCGGGACCCCCTTCCCCCCTGGCAGGGGGTGGGGAGGGTGCAGGGCCTCGAGGCCATTCCCGGCGGGGTGAGGGTGCGCTTCGCCGAGGCCGAGCTGGAGGCGGTCTTCCTGGGGGAGGACCTCCTCCGCCTCACCTGGTCCCCCGGGGAGGCCCTGCCGCCCTACGCCCTGGCCGAGGAGGCCTCCCCCCTAGAGCCCGAGCGCCTCCAGGGGCCGGACGGGGTCCTTCTCCTCCGCACGCGCCGCCTCGCCCTCGCCCTCGGGGAGGAGGGCCTGGAGGTCCGGGACAGGGAGGGCAGGCTCCTGCGGCAGGAGGCCTACCCGGAGCGGGCGGGAAGGGCGTGGCGGCACCGGGTCCGGCTCGCGCCCGGGGAGCGGGTGCTGGGCCTGGGGGAGCGGGCCCACCCCCTGGACCGCCGGGGCGGGGCCTTCCGGCTTTGGAACCGGGACCCGGGGGGAAGCTACGGCCCCGGGGAGGACCCCCTTTACCTCTCCGTCCCCGTCTGGCTCTCCCTCCTGCCCCAAGGGGGGTACCTGGCCTTCTACGAGAACCCCGCCGAGGGCTTCGCCGACCTCCGGGGGGAGGAGGCCTGGGTGGGGTTCTTAGGGGGGGCCTTCCGCTACTACCTCATCCCCGGCCCCCTGGAGGCGGCCCTGTCCCGCTACGTGCGCCTCACGGGCCTTCCCCCCATGCCCCCCCGCTGGGCCCTGGGCTTCCACTACGCCCGCTGGGGGCTCAGGACCCGGGAGGAGGTGGAGGAAAGGGTGGCGGGCTTTCTGGAACGGGGCCTCCCCTTGCGGGCGGTGCACCTGGACATCGACTACATGCGGGGCTACCGCGTCTTCACCGTGGACGAGGGCCGCTACCCCGACCTTCAGGGCCTGGTGCGGGGTTTCCAAGAGAAGGGGGTGCGCACCGTCCTCATCCTGGACCCCGGGGTGAAGGCGGAGAAGGGGTTCCCCCCTTACGAGGAGGGCCTGAGGGAGGGGCTCTTCTGCCGCCTCCCCTCCGGGGAGGTGGTCCGGGGCCCGGTGTGGCCGGGGCTCGCCGCCTTCCCCGACTTCACCGACCCCAAGGCCCGGGCCTGGTGGGGGGAGAAGCTCAAGGGGTTTCTGGAGATGGGGGTCGCGGGCTTCTGGCTGGACATGAACGAGCCCGCCCTCTTCGCCGCCTGGGGGGAGCCCACCCTGCCCGCAAGCGCCCGCCACGCCCTCGAGGGCCAAGGGGGGGACCACCGCCTCGCCCACAACCTCTACGGCCTCCTCATGGCCCGGGCGAGCTGGGAGGGGTTCCGGAAGCACGCCCCAGAACGCCGCCCCTTCCTCCTCACCCGGTCGGGCCACGCGGGGGTGCAGCGCTACGCCTGGACCTGGACGGGGGACGTGGAGAGCACCTGGGAGGGCTTGAGGACCACCTTGCGGGCCCTCCTGGGCCTTTCCCTCTCCGGGGTCTACTTCGTGGGCTCGGACATCGGGGGCTTCAGCGGCAACCCCTCCCCCGAGCTCTACCTGCGCTGGTTCCAGATGGCGGCCCTCACCCCCTTCTTCCGCCTCCACGCCGCCCGCTGGACCAAGCGCCGGGAGCCCTGGCGCTTCGGGGAGGAGGTCCTGGAGGGGGTGCGGCGGGCCATGGCCCTGCGGGAAAGCCTCCTCCCCTACCTCTACACCCTGGCCCACCGGGCAAGCCGGGAGGGGAAGCCCCTCCTCAGGCCCCTCTTCCTGGAGGGGGGGCCCTACACGGAGGAGGCCTTCCTCCTGGGGGAGGCCCTCCTGGTGGCCCCCGTCCTGGAGGAGGGGGCGCGGGCCAAGGAGGTGCCCCTGCCCAAGGGCGGCTGGTACCCCTGGGGGGAGGACCGGGCCCTCCAGGGCCCCACCTGGGCGCGGCTTCCCGCCCCCCTGGACCGGATCCCCCTCCTGGTGCGGGCCGGGACCGTCCTTCCCCTCCTGGAGGAGGGCGGCCTGGCCCTCCACCTCTACCCGGGGGCGGAGGGGGCGGAGGGCCGCCTCTACTGGGACGAGGGGGAGGGGGAAGGCCCTTATAGGCTGGACCGCTTCCGCCTCCTCCCGGCCGAGGGGGGCTTCCGCCTCCTTTGGCAGGGGAAAGGGGAGCTCCCCTGGCCGTGGGCAAGGGTGCGGCTTAGGCTTTTCGGCAAGCGGCTCCTCAGGGCCCACGTGGAGGGGGAGGCCCACGCCGCCGAGGAGGGCGGGGTCCTCCTCCCCCCTTTCCGCGAGGCCCTTTTGGAGGTGGAGGGATGA
- a CDS encoding glycoside hydrolase family 2 TIM barrel-domain containing protein, giving the protein MRVEKAWFLADGAEAPEGLPEGGFREVALPHQWSLEGVEAEVGWYRLALPEAGPRRFLLSFGDYYQEAWLDGTYLGRHEGYFFPWVLELPKGKELFLRVSAPKEPLGVWPRFKRQIKGVFGQHDCRPGGTTARGQERGTGGLWGGVEVWAREEVALLGLAHRLFPRAGGWRLWVRLLVDAQRPFRERARLFLVPANFPGEALEREAVLEGEAGRAWREVVWDLPEMPLWEVWERGFPHLFRLEADLLGARLGVPLGFRTVEVDGEGWLLLNGKRLFLRGTNAIPTQWLAAYSEAMAQKDVALLKEANLNAVRVHAHVTHPAFYAACDREGVLVWQDFPLQWGYAPDEAFAQEALRQARAMVEVLGAHPSVYLWCAQNEPTHNRHALGPLLAAALRAADPTRPVKEASDFREHPYPGWYRGHYRDFLALPGAPLPSEFGAQALPRAELLRRVLGEAAWPPRWEVWAYHNFQPHETFRVARVEMGESLEEFVERSQDYQARLIEFAVHAYRRAKGKVVGYFQFMFVEPWEGITWAVLDVERVPKKGFFALKEASSPVLLSLVPYRERVEVGGPPCRRPGS; this is encoded by the coding sequence ATGAGGGTGGAGAAGGCGTGGTTTCTGGCGGATGGGGCAGAGGCCCCGGAGGGGCTTCCCGAGGGAGGCTTCCGGGAGGTGGCCCTGCCCCACCAGTGGAGCCTGGAGGGGGTAGAGGCGGAGGTGGGCTGGTACCGCCTCGCCCTGCCCGAGGCGGGGCCCAGGCGCTTCCTCCTTTCCTTTGGGGACTACTACCAGGAGGCCTGGCTGGACGGGACCTACCTGGGCCGGCACGAGGGCTACTTCTTCCCCTGGGTCCTGGAGCTTCCCAAGGGGAAGGAGCTCTTCCTAAGGGTCTCCGCCCCCAAGGAGCCCCTCGGGGTCTGGCCCCGGTTCAAGCGGCAGATCAAGGGGGTCTTCGGCCAGCACGACTGCCGCCCCGGGGGGACCACGGCGAGGGGCCAGGAGCGGGGGACCGGGGGGCTATGGGGCGGGGTGGAGGTCTGGGCCCGGGAGGAGGTGGCCCTCCTGGGCCTCGCCCACCGCCTCTTCCCCCGCGCTGGGGGGTGGCGGCTTTGGGTGCGCCTTCTGGTGGACGCCCAAAGGCCCTTCCGCGAGCGGGCGCGCCTCTTTCTCGTCCCGGCGAACTTCCCCGGGGAAGCCCTGGAGCGGGAGGCGGTCCTCGAGGGGGAGGCGGGGCGGGCCTGGCGGGAGGTGGTCTGGGACCTGCCGGAGATGCCGCTTTGGGAGGTGTGGGAGCGGGGCTTCCCCCACCTCTTCCGCCTCGAGGCGGACCTCCTCGGGGCGAGGCTTGGCGTCCCCCTGGGCTTCCGCACCGTGGAGGTGGACGGAGAGGGCTGGCTCCTTCTGAACGGGAAGCGGCTCTTCCTGCGGGGGACCAACGCCATCCCCACCCAGTGGCTCGCCGCCTACTCCGAGGCGATGGCCCAAAAGGACGTGGCCCTCCTCAAGGAGGCGAACCTGAACGCCGTGCGGGTCCACGCCCACGTGACCCACCCCGCCTTCTACGCGGCCTGCGACCGGGAAGGGGTCCTGGTCTGGCAGGACTTCCCCCTGCAGTGGGGCTACGCCCCGGACGAGGCCTTCGCCCAGGAGGCCCTGCGCCAGGCCCGGGCCATGGTGGAGGTCCTGGGGGCCCACCCCAGCGTCTACCTCTGGTGCGCCCAGAACGAGCCCACCCACAACCGCCACGCCCTGGGCCCCCTCCTCGCCGCGGCGCTAAGGGCGGCGGACCCCACCCGGCCCGTGAAGGAGGCCTCGGACTTCCGCGAGCACCCCTACCCCGGCTGGTACCGGGGGCATTACCGGGACTTCCTCGCCCTCCCCGGGGCCCCCCTCCCCTCGGAGTTCGGGGCCCAGGCCCTGCCCCGGGCGGAGCTCCTAAGGCGGGTCCTGGGGGAGGCCGCCTGGCCCCCAAGGTGGGAGGTCTGGGCCTACCACAACTTCCAGCCCCACGAGACCTTCCGGGTAGCCAGGGTGGAGATGGGGGAAAGCCTTGAGGAGTTCGTGGAGCGCTCCCAGGACTACCAGGCGAGGCTTATAGAGTTCGCCGTCCACGCCTACCGGAGGGCCAAGGGGAAGGTGGTGGGCTACTTCCAGTTCATGTTCGTGGAGCCTTGGGAGGGGATCACCTGGGCGGTTTTGGACGTGGAGCGGGTTCCCAAGAAGGGCTTCTTCGCCCTGAAGGAGGCCAGCAGCCCCGTCCTCCTCTCCCTGGTGCCCTACCGGGAGAGGGTGGAGGTGGGCGGCCCCCCTTGCAGGAGGCCTGGCTCGTAA
- a CDS encoding ATP-binding protein, whose product MIPRRLQPLLEARLEEVPVVVLTGPRQAGKTTLALEVAQRREALYLDLESEADRAKLSAPELYLEAHLGRLVILDEVHRMPGLFPLLRSLVDRARRRGLRNGLYLLLGSLAPEVSRQAGESLAGRASYLELSPFDLLEVGREAEPVLWLRGGFPESFLALEDEESFRWRMDFLRSYVEREIPLLGGRLPAEVLRRFLTMLAHLQGELLNASALARNLGLDGRTVNRYLDFLVDLYLLRRLPPLEANVGKRLVKSPKLYLRDSGLVHALLGIRTLEDLLAHPVVGRSYEGFVVENLLRVLPEGGEAYFYRTRAGAEVDLVLLLPGGRFWAVEVKRSLDPRPSRGFHEALKDLKPQEAFVIYPGGETFPVGEGVFAAPLGAVMERLWRG is encoded by the coding sequence ATGATACCCCGACGTCTGCAGCCCTTGTTGGAAGCCCGGCTGGAGGAGGTCCCCGTGGTGGTGCTCACCGGCCCCCGGCAGGCGGGCAAGACCACCCTGGCCCTGGAGGTGGCACAAAGGCGGGAGGCCCTCTACTTGGACCTGGAGTCGGAGGCCGACCGGGCCAAGCTCTCCGCCCCCGAGCTCTACCTGGAGGCCCACCTGGGCCGCCTGGTGATCCTGGACGAGGTCCACCGCATGCCCGGGCTTTTCCCCCTCCTCCGCAGCCTCGTGGACCGCGCCCGCAGGCGGGGCCTGCGAAACGGCCTTTACCTCCTCCTGGGCTCCCTCGCCCCCGAGGTGAGCCGCCAGGCGGGGGAGAGCCTGGCGGGGCGGGCGAGCTACCTGGAGCTTTCCCCCTTTGACCTCCTGGAGGTAGGCCGGGAGGCCGAGCCCGTCCTGTGGCTCCGGGGGGGCTTTCCCGAGAGCTTCCTGGCCTTGGAGGACGAGGAGAGCTTTCGCTGGCGCATGGACTTCCTCCGGTCCTACGTGGAGCGGGAGATCCCCCTCCTCGGGGGGCGGCTTCCCGCGGAGGTGCTCCGCCGCTTCCTCACCATGCTGGCCCACCTTCAGGGGGAGCTCCTGAACGCCTCCGCCCTGGCCAGGAACCTTGGCCTGGACGGGCGCACGGTGAACCGCTACCTGGACTTCCTCGTGGACCTCTACCTGCTAAGGCGCCTGCCTCCCTTGGAGGCCAACGTGGGGAAACGCCTGGTGAAAAGCCCCAAGCTCTACCTGCGGGACAGCGGCCTGGTCCACGCTCTCCTGGGGATCCGCACTTTGGAGGACCTCCTCGCCCACCCCGTGGTGGGGAGGAGCTACGAGGGCTTCGTGGTGGAGAACCTCCTCCGGGTGCTCCCCGAGGGGGGCGAGGCCTACTTCTACCGCACCCGGGCCGGGGCGGAGGTGGACCTGGTCCTCCTCCTGCCCGGGGGGAGGTTCTGGGCCGTGGAGGTGAAGCGGAGCCTTGATCCCCGGCCTTCCCGGGGGTTTCACGAGGCGCTGAAGGACCTCAAGCCCCAGGAGGCCTTCGTGATTTACCCGGGAGGGGAGACCTTCCCCGTGGGGGAGGGAGTCTTCGCCGCTCCCCTCGGGGCGGTGATGGAGCGGCTCTGGAGGGGGTAA
- a CDS encoding TetR/AcrR family transcriptional regulator gives MVTTTRDRILEEAAKLFTEKGYEATSVQDLAQALGLSKAALYHHFGSKEEILYEISLLALKGLVAAGEKALEVADPKEALRRFMEAHARYFEENYPFFVTMLQGIKSLSPENRLKTIALRDRHEENLRAILRRGVEQGVFREVDVALAGRAVLSMLNWMIRWFRPDGPMRAEEVARAYHDLILRGLERGSA, from the coding sequence ATGGTAACGACGACGAGGGACCGCATCCTAGAGGAGGCCGCCAAGCTCTTCACCGAGAAGGGCTACGAGGCCACCAGCGTCCAGGACCTCGCCCAGGCCCTGGGGCTTTCCAAGGCCGCCCTCTACCACCACTTCGGGAGCAAGGAGGAAATCCTCTACGAGATCAGCCTCCTCGCCCTAAAGGGCCTGGTGGCGGCGGGGGAAAAGGCCTTGGAGGTGGCGGACCCCAAAGAGGCCCTCCGCCGCTTCATGGAGGCCCACGCCCGCTACTTTGAGGAGAACTACCCCTTCTTCGTCACCATGCTCCAGGGGATAAAAAGCCTGTCCCCGGAAAACCGCCTAAAAACCATCGCCCTCCGCGACCGGCACGAGGAAAACCTCCGGGCGATCCTGAGGCGCGGGGTGGAGCAGGGCGTCTTCCGGGAGGTGGACGTGGCCCTGGCGGGGCGGGCCGTCCTCTCCATGCTCAACTGGATGATCCGCTGGTTCCGGCCCGATGGGCCCATGCGGGCGGAGGAGGTGGCCCGCGCCTACCATGACCTGATCCTGAGGGGGTTGGAACGTGGAAGTGCCTGA
- a CDS encoding glycoside hydrolase family 2 protein → MRLDPNHPRPTLQRPGWRSLEGHWDFALSEAEAPGGVRFDRKILVPFPPEAPGSGVGEAWVGVAWYRKVLRAKPRPGRRLFLRFGAVDYRAEVFVNGVRVLEHEGGHTPFGLDLTPFLERPVEVLVRAEDDPLDPEAPRGKQALGEPGGIFYPRTTGIWQPVWLEWVPESHIAALRLTPDLKALGFHLEVQAHGEGEAVEVALFPGVRGEAPLGEAPWLEARFPLLGGRASGFLGLPAKGNPEGLLWRPETPVLFPLRLRLLSGRRVLDEVYSYGGLREVAAQKGVFLLNGEPYFPRLVLDQGLWPEGHLAPPSLAALRRDAALAKALGFNGVRKHQKVEDPRYLHLADRLGLLVFAEMPSFFRFSPKAARRYLAELAEALERDRNHPSLVAWILFNEGWGLTPWRAETLAFLQGAFLLARALDPTRLLVDNDGFEHGPFWDLLTVHDYAPPEVLARRYGEGLPEAPMGRPLALAGLPPGVRPFLSEFGGLRLKGPGPGWGYREAEDEEAFLREALRYLETACGSRLSGFCYTQLYDTFQEENGLLDFWRRPKVPPERVRAFLEGCEARRLLAE, encoded by the coding sequence ATGCGGCTGGACCCCAACCACCCCAGGCCCACCCTCCAGCGCCCCGGCTGGCGGAGCCTCGAGGGCCACTGGGACTTCGCCCTAAGCGAGGCCGAGGCGCCCGGCGGGGTGCGGTTTGACCGGAAGATCCTCGTCCCCTTCCCCCCCGAGGCCCCGGGAAGCGGGGTCGGGGAGGCCTGGGTGGGGGTGGCCTGGTACCGGAAGGTCCTGCGGGCCAAGCCCCGGCCGGGACGGCGGCTTTTCCTCCGCTTCGGGGCCGTGGACTACCGGGCGGAGGTCTTCGTGAACGGGGTGCGGGTCCTGGAGCACGAGGGGGGGCACACCCCCTTCGGCCTGGACCTCACCCCCTTCCTGGAAAGGCCCGTGGAGGTCCTGGTGCGGGCCGAGGACGACCCCCTGGACCCGGAAGCCCCCCGGGGCAAGCAGGCCCTGGGGGAGCCCGGGGGCATCTTCTACCCCCGCACCACCGGGATCTGGCAGCCGGTCTGGCTGGAGTGGGTGCCGGAAAGCCACATCGCCGCCCTGCGCCTCACCCCGGACCTCAAGGCTCTGGGCTTCCACCTCGAGGTCCAGGCCCATGGCGAGGGGGAGGCGGTGGAGGTGGCCCTCTTCCCCGGGGTGAGAGGGGAGGCCCCCCTTGGGGAGGCGCCCTGGCTGGAGGCCCGCTTTCCCCTCCTCGGGGGGAGGGCCTCCGGGTTCCTCGGCCTCCCCGCGAAGGGGAACCCGGAAGGCCTCCTCTGGCGGCCGGAAACCCCCGTCCTCTTCCCCTTGCGCCTCCGCCTCCTCTCCGGGAGGCGGGTCCTGGACGAGGTCTACAGCTACGGGGGGCTCAGGGAGGTGGCCGCCCAAAAAGGGGTCTTCCTCCTCAACGGGGAGCCCTACTTCCCCAGGCTGGTCCTGGACCAGGGGCTCTGGCCCGAAGGCCACCTCGCGCCCCCAAGCCTCGCCGCCCTCCGGCGGGACGCGGCGCTCGCCAAGGCCCTGGGCTTCAACGGGGTGCGCAAGCACCAGAAGGTGGAGGACCCCCGCTACCTCCACCTGGCGGACCGGCTCGGCCTCCTCGTCTTCGCGGAGATGCCGAGCTTCTTCCGCTTCTCCCCCAAGGCGGCCCGGCGCTACCTCGCCGAGCTCGCCGAGGCCCTGGAGCGAGACCGGAACCACCCCAGCCTGGTGGCCTGGATCCTCTTCAACGAGGGCTGGGGCCTCACCCCCTGGCGGGCCGAGACCCTGGCCTTCCTCCAGGGGGCCTTCCTCCTGGCCCGCGCCCTGGACCCCACCCGCCTCCTCGTGGACAACGACGGCTTTGAGCACGGGCCCTTTTGGGACCTCCTCACCGTGCACGACTACGCCCCTCCGGAGGTCCTGGCCCGTAGGTACGGGGAAGGCCTCCCCGAGGCCCCCATGGGCCGCCCCCTCGCCCTGGCGGGCCTTCCTCCAGGGGTGCGCCCCTTCCTCTCGGAGTTCGGAGGGCTCAGGCTCAAGGGGCCGGGCCCGGGCTGGGGGTACCGGGAGGCGGAGGACGAGGAGGCCTTCCTGCGGGAGGCGCTCCGCTACCTGGAAACCGCGTGCGGAAGCCGCCTGAGCGGGTTCTGCTACACCCAGCTCTACGACACCTTCCAGGAGGAGAACGGCCTCCTGGACTTCTGGCGGAGGCCCAAGGTGCCCCCCGAGAGGGTCCGGGCCTTCCTGGAGGGTTGCGAGGCGAGGCGGCTTCTCGCGGAGTAG